From Brachionichthys hirsutus isolate HB-005 chromosome 7, CSIRO-AGI_Bhir_v1, whole genome shotgun sequence, the proteins below share one genomic window:
- the rps24 gene encoding small ribosomal subunit protein eS24, whose translation MIIAPPPEALYSRPLPEALIRAPTGPSSFSTSLSEAGVKMNDTVTVRTRKFMTNRLLQRKQMVVDVLHPGKATVPKTEIREKLAKMYKTTPDVVFVFGFRTQFGGGKTTGFAMVYDSLDYAKKNEPKHRLARHGLYEKKKTSRKQRKERKNRMKKVRGIKKASVGAAGKK comes from the exons ATGATTATTGCACCACCCCCGGAGGCACTTTATTCTCGACCACTCCCGGAG GCATTAATCCGGGCACCTACTGGTCCTTCCTCCTTTTCTACGTCCCTGAGCGAGGCCGGCGTCAAGATG aatgaCACAGTGACAGTCAGGACCCGCAAGTTCATGACGAACCGGCTGCTTCAGAGGAAGCAGATG GTTGTCGACGTTCTGCATCCCGGCAAGGCGACGGTCCCGAAGACGGAAATCAGGGAGAAACTCGCCAAGATGTACAAGACCACCCCGGATGTCGTGTTTGTTTTTGGCTTCAGGACTCAATTCGGTGGAGGCAAGACGACAGGCTTCGCCATGGTGTACGACTCCCTGGACTACGCCAAGAAGAACGAGCCCAAACACAGACTGGCCAGA CATGGCCTTTATGAGAAAAAGAAGACATCGAGGAAACAGCGCAAGGAACGCAAGAACAGAATGAAGAAAGTACGAGGCATCAAGAAGGCCAGTGTGGGTGCTGCTGGCAAAAAG TGA
- the ppa1b gene encoding inorganic pyrophosphatase, producing MSFAVEERGNQNSLNYRLFFKNAEGKYISPFHDIPIFADESQNIFHMVVEVPRWTNAKMEIATKDLLNPIKQDVKKDKVRYVANVFPHKGYIWNYGAIPQTWEDPAHKDTDTGCCGDNDPIDVCEIGCKVCSSGDVIKVKVLGILAMIDEDETDWKVIAINVEDPEAKHLNTIADVRRLKPGLLDATVSWFRKYKLPDGKPENRFAFNDEFKDKDFAIEVINNTHNSWKDLISQQAGAGGLNCKNTCVSSADSPNRCTAEDAEAAVSQTCPCGKEEPIPSSVDEWFYV from the exons ATGAGCTTCGCcgtggaggagagggggaacCAGAACTCCCTCAACTACCGTTTGTTCTTCA AAAATGCCGAGGGAAAGTACATCTCACCGTTCCACGATATCCCAATATTTGCTGACGAGAGTCAG AACATCTTCCACATGGTGGTTGAGGTTCCAAGATGGACAAATGCAAAGATGGAG aTCGCTACAAAAGATCTCTTGAACCCAATAAAGCAAGATGTGAAGAAGGACAAGGTGCGATACGTGGCCAACGTTTTCCCCCACAAAGGCTACATCTGGAACTACGGCGCCATTCCTcag ACATGGGAAGATCCCGCTCACAAGGACACAGACACcggttgctgtggcgacaatGACCCCATTGATGTCTGTGAGATTGGCTGTAAG GTCTGTTCCAGTGGCGATGTGATCAAAGTGAAGGTTCTCGGTATCCTGGCCATGATTGATGAGGATGAGACTGACTGGAAAGTGATTGCAATCAATGTAGAGGACCCCGAAGCCAAACACTTGAACA CTATCGCTGATGTCCGGCGCCTGAAACCCGGTTTACTGGACGCCACAGTCAGCTGGTTCAGGAAATACAAACTTCCGGATGGGAAACCGGAGAATCGGTTTGCTTTCAACGACGAGTTCAAAGACAAG GACTTTGCCATTGAAGTTATCAACAACACTCATAACTCCTGGAAAGACCTCATTTCCCAGCAGGCCGGAGCCGGTGGACTGAATTG CAAGAACACGTGTGTGTCCAGTGCTGATAGTCCCAACCGCTGCACAGCAGAggatgctgaagctgctgttAGTCAA ACGTGCCCTTGTGGAAAGGAAGAACCAATCCCCTCATCAG TAGATGAATGGTTTTACGTTTAG